A stretch of Lysinibacillus agricola DNA encodes these proteins:
- a CDS encoding helix-turn-helix transcriptional regulator translates to MALTANQIKYYREAFGITQGQLAKRIGITPVMLGFIERGERTLQSVAIRAGMALLEVSRQVTAATEEIQSLADALQK, encoded by the coding sequence ATGGCATTAACTGCAAATCAGATTAAGTATTATCGTGAAGCATTCGGCATCACACAAGGACAACTCGCTAAACGTATCGGAATCACGCCGGTTATGCTCGGCTTTATCGAACGTGGCGAGCGTACTCTACAATCAGTAGCAATACGGGCCGGAATGGCTTTACTTGAAGTGAGTCGCCAAGTCACGGCAGCAACCGAAGAAATTCAATCGCTAGCCGACGCTTTACAAAAATAA